The genomic window TAATGATTCAACAATCTCAGTCGCGCATCCATCCATCGTTGTTAAATGAACAAAATAGCCTCCCTTTGGATTTGTCCAAGTTAACAAGTTACTTTCATTAAAACGTTCATTTAGTTTCTTTTGAATCAAATCAAACTTAGGTTTTAAAATCAAAGCATGTTTTTCCATATGTTTTTTTAATTGGTTTGTATTTTTTAAAAATTTTACATGTCTCATTTGATTTAATTTATCATGACCAATCGTTTGATAACTTAATTCGTTTGCTAACATGGTAATGTTTTTTTCTGAAGCTGCTACTGCTGAAACACCTGCACCCGGAAAAGTAATTTTTGAAGTTGAGCAAAACATCCAAGGACGTTCTGAATTTCCAGCCTCTTTACAAGCGGTTAATATATTTTTAGCAACCTTATTCTCCTGTGTTAAATGATGAACTGCATAGGCATTATCCCACATAATTATGAAATCAGTTGCGCTAGTTTTCATTTTTGCTAAGCGGTTAACAACTTCATCTGAATAAATGATACCGGTTGGATTACTATAGTTAGGGACACACCAAATCCCTTTAATCGTCTGATCTTGTAGTACTAGGCGCTCGACTTGATCCATATTTGGCCCATTCTCATCCATCTCAATTGGAATCATTTCAATTCCCAGCTTTTCAGTCATAGAAAAATGACGATCATAACCTGGACTTGGACATAAAAATTTGATAGGAGATTTAGTTTTCCAAGGTACTGAGCCCATGAATAATTTAGTCGTTAAAACAAAATACATTAAACTCAGACTTGAGTTTCCACCAATAATTGTTTCTCTACTTTCTGATCCTAAAATAGCAGAGAATAGTTCCTTAGCCTCTATAATACCTGTCAACTCTCCATAATTACGGATATCCATTTTATTTTTACTCAAAAAATCTTCTGGATCATTAAGCATTCCCAACATTTCTTGAGATAATTGTAATTGTTCTTCACTAGGGATACCCCTAGTAATATTTAAATTAAGTGGATACTCTAGATAATTTTCGTATTCTTTTTCTAAACTACTTAAATGTCGAGTTGCTTTATCATTATTTAACCCCATAGAACCATCCCTCTTCTCTTTTATCACAATTTTTTACGTGCTATATTTTTAATGAAACGCTATTCTTATAGAAATACCCTACCTTATCACTATTTCATTAAACCTATCAACAGCATATGGAGTATACTTTTTAATAATAAATACCGTTCTATCTGAGTAATTAATAACTTTCCCATTATAATTGAAAGTAATCGTATGAACTAATCTTTTTATTTTCTGGTATTTTATTGAATCTATCTGCTTTATATTTCGTTAACCTCCCTATATAATCTTCCTTTATCTTAATAGATATATTAGCCATTATCAATAATGAACTTCTCTTATGCCATTGATAGAAAATAATAACTAGCCTACTATTATTTATTCTACCGTTTAATAGGAAATAGCTCGTATAAACATAAACTAACCTTTTGCTCATTTCATTTTTATTTATTTAATTATTTTTTTCATTGCAGCTAAGACTTCATCAGGTAAAATATCAAGACCACCTGCCGCGTTTTTTTCTATTATATGGTCTACACGCATTTGCAATCTTTCATGGACCAATTGTTTATAGGTTTCATTATCAAAATCTGGTTCATATCCCTCTACACTCATGTAGCTTAAGTGTTTGATGTTACCAAAAGAATTGAATTTAGCCTTAGCCTCTACAATAGCTTCTATACTATTAAGGGTTACCGATGGTGTAATTTTTTTATCTAAGAAAAAACCAGTATTTATAATATAACAATCAATTCCATTTACCTCAAAAAGATGTTTGAATTGTTCATAATCTTCCGTTAATGGATAAACTCTAAATGGATTAGCGTAAGGAACGATAACTAATTTATTCATATCTACGCCTTCTTTTAAGCGCTCTGCTGTCGAACGTTTTGTTGCTAGTGTAGCGCCAAAACTTGCTGCTAAGGTAGGGTCATCAACTTTAATTACTGGTGGAAGGCTGTCATCTTTCATAATCCAATAAATGGCATTAATCGGTTCTTCAAATCGATCGACTCTATTTGGTGTTGAATAACGTGATTTTACAGTGCGACCATTCCCATTTCTTACATCTTCTGTTAATAGCACCTTATTATTTAGATTATCTAACGTAACAGCAACGTTCTGTACGGTTACAAAATAATCAATCTCTTCATGATCTGAAGGATAATCTTGTGTTTTATCAAAATAAGCTGGTTCTAATGCAATAGACGATCCGTCTGTTAATGAGATTATAAACGCATCATCGTGTAAAACCTCAATAGGATATTTACCATTATGCTTAGCGTGTGTCAATGTTGATTTGCCTGAACCGGATAGACCAAAAAAAGCTGATACATAATTTGTGTCATTAGGTAATGTGAATTTCTTTTGTCCTCCATGACAAGAAGCAAAACCAATTTTATGAGCTGTACCCCAGGCTAAAGTAAGTGTAGCTTTTTTTAATTCTCCAAAATAATTAAGACCCAAGATAACAGCTGTATTATGATCGGTATCGAAATAAGCTAACCCAAGTGGGTAGTCAGGATGTTTCCAGTAAGGATCAGAATAGATGAAAATATCACCTGCATCTATCTCATGTGAATTAGAATACATGTCATCATAAAAATCATTCGTTATTTGAAAATTTAACAACCAAGAATATAAATTATTTTCTTGCCCTTTCGGAACAGAGAGATGAGCTTTTATCATAAACTCTTTATCTAAACCAACATATGCACTTGCTTTATATCGTTCAGTTAAAGACCCTTGGTAAACAGCCTCTCTAGCGATTGAAGCCAATTTAACGTCCTCTTCTTTATTATTTCCTACTATTCTTCTTGCAACTGCTGTTCTACCAACAATAGCTCCACCATTTTCTACTAAAACTTTAGCAGCGTCTGGAAGACCTAATTTTTCTGGATACTTTACTAATAAATCTGTCACTATTGTACCTGGAGAATTCAAAGCTAACTTATACGCTTTACTTGTACTTATTACTTTTTTCACATTATTTCCGTACATAGCTGTCTCAACGACTGATCTTAAAGATGAAAAAATAGTGTTATCTTTTCTTATTTCTGATTTTTGAAAAGTTTCTTTAGTTGACATTTAATCCACTCCCTTATAAATAGTTGACATAATGTATCTCTATTTGATAGAAAAATGAAACGAATATCCTCCTCCTTACTAGATTACCACTGTTCATACTTACTTTAAAGCGCTTTCAATTACTACACTTATCATATCAAAAAAGACCGTTAGTTTACAATAAAAAGATACAATCATTTACTAGTGCAAAATTATACGTAAAAAGACACCAAAACATTAAGATAACTTAACGTTTTGGTGTCTTTTTTATACCGACGGCCGGAATCGAACCGGCACGCCCTCGCGGGCACAGGATTTTGAGTCCAGCGCGTCTACCAATTCCGCCACGTCGGCATGATAGGTAAACAATCAATCTATCGAATAAGGCGGTAACCGGATTTGAACCGGTGATGGAGGTTTTGCAGACCTCTGCCTTACCACTTGGCTATACCGCCATCATTAAATTGGATTGGTTAAAAAATAAAACTGGGCTAGCTGGATTCGAACCAACGCATAAGGGAGTCAAAGTCCCTTGCCTTACCGCTTGGCTATAGCCCAATAAAAAAAGGCGACTGATGGGGATCGAACCCACGAATGCCGGAACCACAATCCGGTGCGTTAACCACTTCGCCACAATCGCCATAATAAAAGGGTAGTTTTTTTAAAAATACAACACAGGGATAGTAGGATTCGAACCCACATCGATGGTTTTGGAGACCATAATTCTACCATTGAACTATATCCCTATAAAAAAAGGTCACTCTTTAAAAAAATGGTGGAGGGGGGCAGATTCGAACTGCCGAACCCGAAGGAGCGGATTTACAGTCCGCCGCGTTTAGCCACTTCGCTACCCCTCCGCTATTAAAAAATGGTGGCCTGGGACAGAATCGAACTGCCGACACCTTGAGCTTCAATCAAGTGCTCTACCAACTGAGCTACCAGGCCTTAATTTGTTGCAACGGTCTCGACGGGAATCGAACCCGCGATCTTCTGCGTGACAGGCAGACATGTTAACCCCTACACCACGAGACCTTTAAATTTTAAACATGGAGGTTGACGGGATCGAACCGCCGACCCTCTGCTTGTAAGGCAGATGCTCTCCCAGCTGAGCTAAACCTCCAGTAACCAACATGACCCGTACGGGATTCGAACCCGTGATACCGCCGTGAAAGGGCGGTGTCTTAACCACTTGACCAACGGGCCAAACTAGGATGACGGAGAGTAAGGGATTCGAACCCTTGAGACAGTGTGCACCGCCTACATGATTTCCAATCATGCTCCTTCGGCCGCTCGGACAACTCTCCAAGGTCGTTCTAATAGAACTCTCTATT from Carnobacterium iners includes these protein-coding regions:
- a CDS encoding phosphoenolpyruvate carboxykinase (ATP) encodes the protein MSTKETFQKSEIRKDNTIFSSLRSVVETAMYGNNVKKVISTSKAYKLALNSPGTIVTDLLVKYPEKLGLPDAAKVLVENGGAIVGRTAVARRIVGNNKEEDVKLASIAREAVYQGSLTERYKASAYVGLDKEFMIKAHLSVPKGQENNLYSWLLNFQITNDFYDDMYSNSHEIDAGDIFIYSDPYWKHPDYPLGLAYFDTDHNTAVILGLNYFGELKKATLTLAWGTAHKIGFASCHGGQKKFTLPNDTNYVSAFFGLSGSGKSTLTHAKHNGKYPIEVLHDDAFIISLTDGSSIALEPAYFDKTQDYPSDHEEIDYFVTVQNVAVTLDNLNNKVLLTEDVRNGNGRTVKSRYSTPNRVDRFEEPINAIYWIMKDDSLPPVIKVDDPTLAASFGATLATKRSTAERLKEGVDMNKLVIVPYANPFRVYPLTEDYEQFKHLFEVNGIDCYIINTGFFLDKKITPSVTLNSIEAIVEAKAKFNSFGNIKHLSYMSVEGYEPDFDNETYKQLVHERLQMRVDHIIEKNAAGGLDILPDEVLAAMKKIIK
- a CDS encoding aminotransferase class I/II-fold pyridoxal phosphate-dependent enzyme: MGLNNDKATRHLSSLEKEYENYLEYPLNLNITRGIPSEEQLQLSQEMLGMLNDPEDFLSKNKMDIRNYGELTGIIEAKELFSAILGSESRETIIGGNSSLSLMYFVLTTKLFMGSVPWKTKSPIKFLCPSPGYDRHFSMTEKLGIEMIPIEMDENGPNMDQVERLVLQDQTIKGIWCVPNYSNPTGIIYSDEVVNRLAKMKTSATDFIIMWDNAYAVHHLTQENKVAKNILTACKEAGNSERPWMFCSTSKITFPGAGVSAVAASEKNITMLANELSYQTIGHDKLNQMRHVKFLKNTNQLKKHMEKHALILKPKFDLIQKKLNERFNESNLLTWTNPKGGYFVHLTTMDGCATEIVESLDRIGVKVTKAGATYPSGNNPRDNSIRLAPTSVELADLEQAMDVIGLCIEMISLREGNKK